AGTACAGCAAGGACGTGGACATCAAGGCGGTCCTCGACTCCTGGGGCTTCAAGGAGGCGGCCACCCGCACCTACCGCACCCGGGACGGGAAGTCCGAGGTCCGCACCGACCTGCGGCGCTTCGGCCGGGCCGACCGGGCGCAGGGCTTCGCCGACAACACCAGTTACGACCAGCCCTCGTTCGGCGTCGACGGGGTGTCGAACGCCAGGGGCTACGTCTTCAAGCCCGAGCAGCAGGCGTACACCGGCGAGCTGGTCGGCATCGGCGTGGTCGGCGACGTGGTCTACGAGGTCACCGTCCAGGTGCAGGGCGACCCCGACAAGGCGCTGCTCGCCGACGCCATGAAACGTGCGCGCGACCGCCTTGCCAACGGCTGACGGACGTCCCGAACCCTCTTTCCAGGAGCACCAGTTGAGCACCGAATCCGCGGACGCGGCGGAGCCCGGGACGGCCGCTGCCGAGCCGACCGCGCCACTCGCGCCGACCGTCCCGCCCACCTCACCCACCTCACCCACCTCACCCACCTCACCCGTCGACCCCGCCGCCCCCGCCGCCCCCGGGTCCGACCTGATCGAGTCGGGCCGCCCGGACGCCGAACCCGTCCGCGGCAGGCGGCGGTTCGGCGCGGGCGCGCTGGTCCTGGCCGCGGTGCTGGTCGGCCCGGTGGTCGGCGCCGGGGTGGGCTACGCGATCCAGGCGTCCCGGCCGCCGACGCCGCTGCCGGCCCTCACCGCGCCGAAACTGACCTACCCCGCCGAGCGGGTGGACGCCGCGGCGCTGGCCGCCGCCGGTCCGCCGCCGCTCGACATCGACGGCGACCTGCGCAAGCTGCTGGTCGAGCCACCGTCGGGCAGCACCGACCTGACCGGCGAGGACGGCGACGGCGACGGCTGGCTGTCCCCGGCCGACCGGGCGGAGACCTTCGGCGACAGCGAGCAGATGTTCGTCCGGATGCTCGGCAACGGCTTCCGCCGCGCCGCCGCGGTGCGCTGGAAGACGGGCGAGGACGTCTACCAGGTGATGCTGGTCCAGTACGTGCCCGATTCCGTGGTGCAGGCGATCACCGGGATGATCCCGAGCTCCACCGCGGACATGGACGTGTCGAAGTTCCCGGGCAACGACGAGAGCGTCCTGCTGATCGCCAAGCAGCCCTCCACCTACGCGCGCAGCACCGAGACGTACCACTACGGCGAGGCGCTCGCCCGCAAGGGCACCGTGCTGATGACCGTCCAGGTCTACGCCGAGAAGCCGGTGGACCGGGCGCAACTCGAAGACATCGCCAAGCGCCAGTGGGAGCGACTCGCGTGACCGACATCGAATCCCCCGGGACGGACGCCCCGGTGAAACCCCGCCGACGGGCCCCGAAGGCGGTCGCCGCGGTGGTCGCGGCGGCGCTGCTCGGCGTCGGCATCGGCGAGGTGGTGATCCGGGTGCACTACGGCGACGAGCCGGCCGCGCCGGTCGCCGCCGCGGCCGCCGCGGCCGCCGTGGCCCCCACGCCCTCGGCGAGCACGCCCGCGCCGTGGGGCGCCAAGTCCAACGGCAACCACTTCGGCAGCCTGCGCGACCTGCTGCTGCCGGTGCCCGACGGGTACCGGCTGGGCCCGGACTACAAGGACCTCGGCAACGACGACGAGTTCGGCGGCGCGGACCTGGCCCGGGCCCAGGAGGAACTGCTGGACGAGGTCCCGGAGAAGTACCGGGGCCGGTTGAAGGACGCGCTCTCCACCCTGCATTTCACCGGCATCGGGGTGCGCAGCCTGGCCCGGTTCGACAACCGGCTGATGGCGGTGCTGAAGCTGACCCGGTTCAACCAGCAGACGGTGTCGGAGCAGAACGCGCTGTTCGGGGCCCTGGTCGACGACAGCGACCTGTTCCGGCGCGGCCCGGACGTGCCGGGCCACCCGGACGCGCGCTGCGCGCTGCCGGCGCTCCGGGCCGGCGACCAACTCGACTACGTGACCTGCTACTCGGCCGAGGGCGACCTGCTGGTGCAGCTGCGGGTCTCGGGCGTGGCACCCCTCGACCAGAACAAGGTCGTGGACCTGTTCCGCCAGCAACTGGACCGACTGGCCCGACCGGGAGCCGCCGCATGAGCAGTGACACCACCCCTCCGCAGCCGGCCGCCCCCGCGGCCCCCGCCACCCCGCCCCCGCCGCCGCCCGCGCAACCGCTGGACCCCTGGGCGCCCCCGGCCTCGGACCCGTTCCAGCCCCCGGCCTCGGACCCGGACCCGGCCCGGGCGCGGACCGGCTCCGACCGCCGACGCGGGTGGCAGGTCGGCGCGGCGGTGCTGCTGACGCTGGTGACCGGCGCGGCGACCGCCGTGCTGGTGACCCTGCCGGACCGCACCGACGTCCCGGGCCTGGCCACGCCGAACGACGGCCGGTACGCGTTCCCGGAACTGACGCTGCCTCCGCTGCCCGCGGGCGCCTCGGCCCCGTCCGACTACAAGGTCAGGACGCACGCGGCGGACCTGCGGGGGCTGCTGCTGCCGCTCCCGCAGGGCGCGGTCGCCACCGGACCGTCGGCCGACCCGTCGGCCGCCATCTCGTCGGCCGCCCCCTCGTCGAGCGCCTCCCCGGGGACGTCCGCGAGCGCGTCCGCGTCCCCGAGCGCCGCCGCGACGGCCTCCGGCGCACCGTCCGCGACGCCGTCCGGGACCGCGTCCGGGACCGGGACCGCGTCCGGGCCGGCCCTGCCCGCGGTGGCGGGCCGCTGGATTCCGTGCGACCGCGACGCGATGCTGGCCAAGGACGACGCGCACACCCTGCGGCTGACCACGGACGCCTGCCGGGGCGCCGCCGCCCAGGGCTGGACCACCCCCGACGGCACCCGCACCGAGCTGCGGCTGTTCCACTTCGGGACGGGCGACGAGGCGGCCGACTACTTCGCCGGCGCGACCCTGATGACGGGGACGAAGGACATCGCGTCCTGGCACCTGGACGCCGGCGGAAAGTACCCGATCGCCTTCGGGCAGGTGGACGTCCGGCTCTCCGACGAGCAGGCCCACGGGATGCCCACCGGCCGGGTCGGCTGGGTGCAGAGCGGCGACGTGGTGGCGATGGTCCAGCTGACCAACCCGCAGGGCGTCCCGGTGCAGGCGTTCCGGCAGGTGGTCGCCCTGCAGAGCAGCATGCTGTCCTGAGCGCGGCCCGGGCGGGCCGTTCCGACGGGGACGGCGCCCTGACGCACCGTCGGGCGCCGCTCGGACACCGCTCGGGCGCCGCTCGGGCACCGGCCCGCCGCCCCGTCCCCTAGGGGGCGGGGCCGGGCGGTCATCCCGTGGGGGGAGGGAAGCCCGGCTCCCCAGCGCATTCCGCGGGCCACCGGTGCACGGCTACGTTGGTGACCGTGTCCACAGTCATCAAGACGGACGGCCTCACCAAGAGGTTCCCCCGGGTCACCGCGCTCGACCGGCTCACCGTGGAGGTGGAGCCGGGCGTGGTCGGTCTGGTCGGGGCGAACGGCGCGGGCAAGTCCACCCTCATCAAGATCCTCCTCGGGCTGTCCCCGGCCACCGAGGGCACCGGCCAGGTGCTCGGCCTGGACATCGCCACCCAGGGCCCGGCGATCCGCGAACGCGTCGGCTACATGCCGGAGCACGACTGCCTGCCGCCGGACGTGTCCGCCACCGAGTTCGTGGTGCACATGGCCCGGATGTCCGGCCTGCCCGCCGCCGCGGCCCGCGAGCGCACCGCCGACACCCTGCGCCACGTCGGCCTGTACGAGGAGCGCTACCGCCCGATGGGCGGCTACTCGACCGGCATGAAGCAGCGGGTGAAGCTGGCCCAGGCGCTGGTCCACGACCCGCAGTTGGTGCTGCTGGACGAGCCGACCAACGGCCTCGACCCGGTCGGCCGGGACGAGATGCTCGGGCTGATCCGCCGCATCCACTCCGACTTCGGCATCTCGGTGCTGGTCACCACCCACCTGCTGGGCGAGCTGGAGCGGACCTGCGACCACCTGGTGGTGATCGACGGCGGCAAGCTGCTGCGGTCCTCCTCCACCGCCTCGTTCACCGGCACCACCCAGCTGCTCGCCGTCGAGGTCACCGACCACCCGGTCGACCGCGCCTTCGACGCCGACGCGGTGCTGCGCGAGCGGCTGACCGCGGCCGGCCTGACGGTCCGCGCCGACGGCAGCCGCATCCTGCTGGTGGAGATCGCCGGCGACGAGACGTACGACACCGTCCGCGACACCGTGGACGACCTCGGCCTCGGCCTGATCCGGCTGGAGCAGCGCCGCCACCGGGTCGCCGAGATCTTCAGCACCCGGTCCGACGAGGACGAGACCCGGTCCGACGAGGCCGAGCCGGGCGAGTACGGCGAGTACGGCCACGACACGTACCAGGCCGCGGCCGCAGGAGGCGAGCAGGCATGACCACCCCCGCCGACGCCCACAGCGGCGTCATCCACGACATCGGCTACCGCCCGTACACCGGACCGCGGTTGGGCCGCCGGTACGCCACCCGCTCGCTGTACGTGCAGAGCCTGCGGGCCGCGTTCGGCCTGGGCCGCTCCGGCAAGTCCAAGGTGCTGCCGTTCCTGCTGCTGGGCGGGATGGCCGCGCCCGCACTGGCGATGCTGGCGATCGCGCTGTTCGCGCACCTGGACAAGATGCCGATGGACTACGCCGACTACCTGGCCACGTTCGTCGTCCTGCCGCAGATCTTCCTGGCCGCGCAGGCCCCCGTGCTGATGTCCCGGGACCTGCGGCACCACGTGGTGCCGCTGTACTTCTCCCGCCCGGCCACCCGCGGCGACTACGTGGCGGCCAAGTTCGCCGCGATGTTCAGCGCGCTGATGATCGTGCTGTCCACGCCGCTGCTGCTGCTGTTCGTCGGCGCGCTGCTGGCGAAGTTCCCGCTCGGCGACAACCTGCTGCACCTGCTGTACGGCCTGGTCGCGGCCCTGCTGTACGCGCTGCTGTACGCCTCCCTCGGCCTGCTGATCGCCGCCGCCACCCCGCGCCGCGGCTTCGGCGTGGCCGCGATCATGGGCGTCCTGATGATCACCCGGGCGCTGGCCTCGATCGTCTACGCGCTCAACGGCGGCCTCGACCCGCTGCGGTCGGACTCCGCCGCCTGGGCGTTCCTGATCTCGCCGTCCCAGCTGGTGGAGGCCCTGGCCAACCGGCTCTTCGGCCTGGGGACGGACAGCGCCACCGTCCTGCACGCCCCCGGCGCGGCCGGCGCGGCGGTGTTCGCGGCCGTGCTCGTCGCACTCACGGCCGGCGGCTACGCGCTGATGCTGCGCCGCTACCGGAACGTCTGAGAGGCAGCCATGGCCGTCATCACCATCGACAAGGTCTCCCGCTGGTTCGGCAACGTGGTCGCCGTCAACGACGTCACCATGACCATCGGCCCCGGCATCACCGGCCTGCTGGGCCCCAACGGCGCCGGGAAGTCCACCCTCATCCACATGATGAGCGGCTTCCTCGCCCCCTCCTCCGGCACCGTCGCCCTCGACGGCACCCCGATCTGGCGCAACCAGGAGGTCTACCGGGAGATCGGCCTGGTCCCCGAGAAGGAGTCGATGTACGACTACCTGACCGGCTGGGAGTTCGTCCTCGCCAACGCCGAACTGCACGGCCTGGCCGACCCGGGCGCCGCCGCCGAACACGCCCTCGCCCTGGTCGAGATGGAGTACGCCCAGGACCGGCACACCGGCACCTACTCCAAGGGCATGAAGCAGCGGGTCAAGATGGCCTCCGCGCTGGTCCACGACCCCTCGGTGCTGCTGCTGGACGAACCGTTCAACGGCATGGACCCGCGCCAGCGCCTGCACCTGATGGAGCTGCTGCGCCGGTTCGGCGCCGACGGGCGCACCGTGCTGTTCTCCTCGCACATCCTGGAGGAGGTCGAGCAGCTCGCCCGCCACATCGAGGTGGTGGTGGCCGGGCGGCACGCCGCGTCCGGCGACTTCCGGGAGATCCGCCGCCTGATGACCGACCGCCCGCACCGCTACCTGGTGCGCTCCAGCGACGACCGGCGGCTCGCCTCGGCGCTGATCGCGGACGGCTCCACCGCGGGCATCGAACTCGACGCCGCCGAGAAGGCCCTGCGCATCCAGGCGATCGACTTCCAGGGCTTCACCACCCTGCTGCCCAAGGTCGCCCGCGAGGCCGGCATCCGCCTGTACACCGTCTCCCCGGCCGACGAGTCGCTGGAAAGCGTTTTCTCGTACCTGGTCTCGTCCTGAAGGGCCCACCGATGAACACCACCGTCGCCCGGCTCACCGCGCGCGGCCTGTTCGGCCGCCGCCGGGTCCTGGTCCTGCTGGCCGTCCCGGTCCTGCTGCTGGTCCTGGCCGTGATCGCCGGCAACAGCACCCTGGACGAGCTGGACCTCGCGCACAGCGTCCTGGGCAGCCTCGCCCTGGGCACCCTGGTCCCGATCACCGGCCTGATCGTCGGCACCGGCGTGATCGCCACCGAGATCGAGGACGGCTCGATCGTCTACCTGCTCGCCAAGCCGCTGCCCCGCTGGAAGATCGTCACCACCAAGCTGGCCGTCGCCGTCGCCAGCACCTGGCTGCTCTCCGCCGTCCCCACCTACGTCGCCGGCCTGATCCTGTACGGCCCCGGGGACGACGTGGCGCTCGGCTACGGGGTGGGCGCGCTCGCCGCGGGCGCCGCCTACAGCGCGCTGTTCCTGCTGCTGGGCGTGCTCACCCGGCACGCGGTGATCGCCGGCCTCGCCTACGCGCTGATCTGGGAGTCCCTGATCGGCAACTACGTCGAGGGCGCCCGCACCCTCTCGGTCCAGCAGTGGGGCCTGGCCCTGACCGAGGCGGTCGCCGCCGACGGCACCGTCACCGCCCCGGTCGGCCTGACCACCGCTGTCTGGCTGCTGGTCGTCGTCGCGGCGGGTGCCACCGCCCTCGCCTCGGTCAAACTGGCCGGACTCACCCTCGGCAGCGAGGAGTAGGCCCGGCGGCACCGGGCCGCGGGCCCCGGACACGCGGACGGGCGGGAAGGTCGACGACCTTCCCGCCCGTCCGCGTGTCCGCCCCGTCACACCGTCCGGTTGCGGCCCGCGCCCCAGCCCGCCACCGCCGCGACCGCGGCCAGCACCAGCATCACCAGCAGCGTCGCGTCCCAGCCGCCGGTCAGCTGGTGCAGCGCGCCCGCACCCACCGGGCCGGCCGCCGCCACCAGGTAGCCCACCGCCTGGCTCATCCCGCCCAGCCGGGCCGCGCCCGGCACGCTGTCGGTGCGCAGCACGATGAACGCCAGGCCCAGGCCCAGCGAGCCGCCCTGCGCCAGGCCCAGCACCGTCGCCGAGAACCAGGCCCCGGACACCGGCGCCAGCAGCAGCCACAGCACGCCCGCGCCGTTCAGCCCGGCCATCACCAGCGCCAGCCCGCGCTGCCGGGTCATCCGGCCCGCCGCCAGCGGCACCAGGAACGCGCCGACCACCTGCACCAGGTTGCTGAACGCGAACACCAGGCCCGCCTCGCCGCGCGGCATCCCGTGGTCGGCCAGGATGGTCGGCATCCACGCCACCAGGGTGTACACCAGCAGCGAGGAGATGCCCATGAACACGCTGATCTGCCAGGCCAGTCCGGACCGCCACGGGCTGGTGCCGGACTCCTCCGACCGCGCCGCCGGGGCGACGGGGGCGACCCGCAGGGGCACCGTCCGCTCCTGACGGGCCTTCAGCACCTGCGGCAGCCAGGCCACCGCGGCGACCAGCGCCAGCACCGACCAGGCCCCCAGCGACGCCTGCCAGCCGCCGCCCAGCGCGTGCTCCAGCGGCACCGACAGCCCGGCGGCCATGGTCGCGCCGACCAGCATGGTGGTCGAGTAGACGCCGGTCATCGCCGCGGCCCGCTGCGGGAACTCCCGCTTCACCAGGCCCGGCATCGACACGTTCAGCACCGCGATCGCCACGCCGATCACCATGCAGCCCGCGTACAGCGCCGCCACCGAGGGCAGCACCCGCAGCAGCACGCCCGCGCCCAGCGCCAGCACCGCGCCCAGCACCACCCGCTCGGTGCCGAACCGCCGGGTCAGCCGGGGCGTGAGCGGCGCGCCCACGCCCTGGAACAGCACCGGCACGGTGGTGATCAGGCCGCTCGCGGTGGCGGACAGGCCGAAGGCGCGCTGGATCTCCGCGACCATCGGCGACACCGCGGCCAGGCAGGCCCGCATGTTCAGGGCCACCAGCACGATCCCGGCCAGCAGCAGGGCGGGGTGGGCGTACGCGGCGGCGCTTCGGCCGCCGGCCTTCTGGTCGAGGACGGGCGGCACGGTACGGGTGACCGACATGGCGGGGCTGACTCTCTGTGCGGGGGGAACGGGGAACGGGGAAGGGACGGAACCGGGTCGACCGGTCCGACCGGGCGTCACTTCCGGGCGGCGATCTCGGCGAGCAGCTGCTCCACCGCCGCCGTCGGCTCCGCCAGCAGCGCCCGGCAGGCCGCCTCGGCCCGCTCCGGGTCCCGGCTCTCGATCGCGTCGACCAGCGCCGCGTGGGTGGCGATCGCCACCTCCGGCATCTCGTGGTCGCCGAACGCGGTGCGCATCGACTCCCGCACCGAGGCCCCGAAGTACCGGTAGACCTCGGTCAGCGCCGGATTGTGCGCCGCCTCCACCACGGCGGTGTGGAACTCCAGGTCGTGCTCGACGGTGGCCTCCCGGCCGGCCCGCTCCGGGTGCGCCGCCATCACGGCGGCCTCCCGCTCCAGCGCCGCCCGCATCCGGGCCAGGTCCTCCGCGGTGTGCCGCTCGGCGGCCAGCCGCGCCGCCTCGGTCTCCAGCGCGGCCCGCACCTCCAGCACGTCCCGCACCCCCGACCGCTGCACCCCGCGCAGCACCGACGCCGGGTCGCTCGTCGACCGGACGAACGTCCCCTCCCCCTGCCGCGACACCAGCATCCCCGCGTGCACCAGCACCCGGATCGCCTCCCGCACGGTGTTGCGCCCCACCTGGAGCCGCTCCGCCAGCTCGTGCTCGGTCGGAATCCGCGCCCCCACCGGCCACACCCCGGACGCCAGTTGCTCCCGCAGCTGCTCGATCGCGGCGTCCACCAACGACCGCCGCCCCGCCGCCTGCAACCCCTCCACGCCCGGGCTCCTCTCCGTACGCACCGACCGACCGACGCCGGTCATCCTACAACCCCTTGCCCGGTCATCCTACAACTGGCCGGTCCCGCGCCTCCCGGCCCCGCGCGCCCACCGCCGGGGCGGGTGGGTCGTGCGCGGCGTTGTGCGTCTCACACCCGGGGCGGGAACCGGCGGTCCGCGTACTGGCGTTCCATTGCTCGGAGTGGTGCCCCGGGCGGTGACTCGGAAATGATCCCTTTGTATGCTCCGCTCTCCGGCTTCATCCGTCCGCCGCGCCGATCCGGGCGGACGGCGCGGTGGCAGAGGCGCCCGACGGCAGCCTCCGGTGAAGGGTGCAGGTATGACAGGCCACAGGGCGGGGTCGTCGGGCGAGGACCCCGGCTGGTGGGAGAACCTCCCGCCGCAGGGGGACACCTACCGGCAGGACGCCCCCCGGCGCGACGACGCACCCGCGCCGACCGTTCCGCGCCGCCGTTCCCCCGACCACGACAGCGCCGCCCCCGCCCGGGGCCGCGCCGAGGCCCGCCGGGCCGCCCAGGGCCGCGCCGGAGCCGCTGGCGGCACCGGCGGCGGTGGCAGTGGCGGCGGTGCCGGTGGTGGCGGCGGCGGACGGGCGGAGGCCCGCCGGGCCGCGCAGGGCGGCGGTGGCGGCCGGGCCGCCGCCCAGGGCCGCCGCAAACCGCCCCGCCGGACCAAGCGGATCGTCGTCTGGAGCCTGGTCGGCACCAGCCTCGCCGTGGTCGGCACCGGAGGCTTCCTCTACTGGCGGCTGAACGCCAACCTCTCCTCCTGGGACAGTGCCGGCGTCAGCGAGAGCCGCCCGCCGGAGGCGCAGGCCGACGCCAACGGCAACAAGCCGATGAACATCCTGCTGATCGGCTCCGACTCGCGCGACGGCGCGAACAAGGACCTCGGCGGCGGCGACGAGGGCGGCGCCCGCTCCGACACCACGATCCTGCTGCACGTCTACGCCGACCACAAGCACGCCGTCGGCGTCTCGTTCCCCCGCGACGCCCTGGTCGACATCCCCAAGTGCATGCTGGCGAACAAGAGTTGGACCAAGCCCCAGACCGACGCCATGTTCAACAGCGCCTTCTCGGTGGGCAACTTCAAGGACGGCAACCCGGCCTGCACCCAGAACACCGTCGAGCAGCTCACCAACCTCCGGGTCGACCACACCATCGTGGTCAACTTCGAGGGCTTCGCCGCGATGACCAAGGCGGTCGGCGGCGTCGAGGTCTGCCTGCCCAACGACATCTACGAGCGGGACATCAACCCCAACCTGCCCCGCAAGGGCAACCTGGTCTACCCGAAGGGCGTCCAGAAGGTCGAGGGCCAGGCCGCGCTGGACTACGTCCGGCTGCGCCACGGCATCGGCGACGGCTCCGACGTCGGCCGGATGCAGCGCCAGCAGGCGTTCCTCTCCTCGCTGATCAAGCAGGTCAAGGCGAACGGGATGAGCCCGACCAGCCTGTTCCCGCTGGCCGACGCCGCCACCAAGTCGCTGACGGTGGACGAGGACCTGGGCAGCGTGCAGAAGCTGACCGACCTGGCGATGACGCTCAAGAACATCGACCTGCACGACATCAAGTTCCTCACCACCCCCTGGCACTACCAGGGCGAGCGGATCGGCCTCAACCACCCCGAGGTCGACCAGCTCTGGGCCGCGCTCAAGGCCGACCGCACCCTGGACGGGAAGGACGCCAGCGCGGGCACCGCCGCCCCGAGCCCCGACCCGGCCACGCCGCCCGCCACCTCGGCCCCGCCCGCGGACGGCACCGGCGTGAAGGTCGCCGTCTACAACGGCACCACCACCGGCGGCCTCGGCACCAAGGCCGCCGCGACCCTCAAGGCCGCCAACTACACCATCACCGCGACCGGCAACGCGGCCAGCCAGAACCACGCCACCACGGTGGTGCAGTACGGCTCCGCCGGGCAGAAGGCGCACGCCGAGGCGGTGGCCGCGCTGTTCCCCGGCTCGACCGTCGAGGCGGGCGGCGGCGCGGGCGTCACGCTGATCCTCGGCAAGGACTACGCGGGCACGGCCCCGGCCGCCGGCGCCACCGACCCGGGCCCGGTCGCCTCCCAGGTCGCCGAGAACGCCCGCTCGGCGGACGACGACGCCTGCTCCAACGTCAGCTACGGCTGACCGGACGGCAGGTGACGGCAGGTCACGGCAGGGCAGTACGGACGGCGGAGGGGCCGGGCGGACGCCCGGCCCCTCCGCCGTCCCCGCGGGGCGGTGCGGCTCAGCGCAGCCCGAACACCCGCTCCAGCACCACGGCCACGCCGTCCTCGTCGTTGTCGACCGTCACCTCGTCGGCCACCGCGCGCAGCCGCTCGTGCGCGTTGCCCATCGCCACGCCGTACCCGGCCCAGTGGAACATCGGGACGTCGTTGGGCATGTCGCCGAAGGCGATCGTCTCGGCGGCGGTGACGCCCAGTCGGCGGGCGGCCAGCGAGAGGCCGGTGGCCTTGGTCAGGCCGAGCGGGAGGAGTTCGACGATGCCCGCGCCGGCCATCGTGATGCCGACCAGCTGGCCGGCCACCGACCAGGCGGCCTCGGCGAGCTGGTCGTCGGTCAGCTCGGGGTGCTGGATGTAGAGCTTGCTGACGGGGGTGGCCAGCAGCTGGTCGGGGGCGACCGGGCGCAGCGGCAGCTCGGCGCCGATCCGCAGCTTGTAGCCGGGCCCGGCGAGCACCTCGCCGTCCAGGCCGTCCTGGTTGGCGGCGACGGCGAGCGGGCCGACCTCGGCCTCGATCTTGGCGAGGGCGACCGCGGCCAGCCGCCGGTCCAGGGTGACGGAGGTGATCAGCTTGTGCGCGCCCGCGTCGTAGACCTGGGCGCCCTGCCCGCACACCGCTATCCCGTCGTACCCGATCTCGTCGAGCACCGGCCTGGTCCAGCCGGCCGAGCGCCCGGTGACGATGATGTGCTTCGCCCCGAGCGCGGTGACCGCGCCCAGGGCCGCGCGGGTGCGGGCGGAGACGTTCTCGGCGCTGGTGAGCAGCGTCCCGTCGAGGTCGGTGGCGACCAGCCGGTAGGGCAGGGGTGCGGTGCTCATGGCGCGGGGTGCTCCTGGGAGAGGGGCGTTACTTGGTGACGGGCTCCAGCACGGCCTTCCCGCCGAGGAAGGGCCGCAGCGCCTCGGGGAGGACCACCGAGCCGTCCGCCCGCTGGTGGTTCTCCAGCAGCGCGACGATCACCCGGGGGACGGCGACCAGGGTGCCGTTGAGGGTGGCGAGCGGGCGGACGCCGTCGGCGTCGCGCATCCGGATGGAGAGCCGGCGGGCCTGGTACTCGGTGGTGTTGGAGGTGGAGGTGACCTCGCGGTACTTGCCCTGGGTCGGCACCCACGCCTCGATGTCGAACTTGCGGGCGGCGGAGGCGCCGAGGTCGCCGGAGGCGACGTCGATCACCCGGTAGGGCAGTTCCAGCGCGTTCAGGAAGTCCTTCTCCCACTGGAGCAGGCGGCGGTGCTCGGCCTCGGCGTCCTCGGGGGCGGTGAAGACGAACATCTCCACCTTCTCGAACTGGTGGACCCGGATGATGCCGCGGGTGTCCTTGCCGTAGGTGCCGGCCTCGCGGCGGAAGCAGGAGGAGAAGCCGGCGTAGCGCAGCGGGAGCCGCTCGGCGTCCAGGATCTCGTCCATGTGGTACGCGGCGAGCGGGACCTCGCTGGTGCCGACCAGGTAGCGGTCGTCGTCGGCGAGGTAGTACACGTTCTCGGCGGCCTGGCCGAGGAAGCCGGTGCCGTCCATCGCGGCGGGGCGCACCAGCGCCGGGGTGATCATCGGGGTGAAGCCGACCGCGGTGGCCCGCGCCATCGCCATGTTGACCAGGGCCAGCTCCAGCAGCGCGCCGGGGCCGGTCAGGTAGTAGGAGCGGGCGCCGGCCACCTTGGCGCCGCGCTCGGTGTCGATCGCGCCGAGCAGCTGGCCGAGCTCGACGTGGTCGCGGGGCTCGAAGCCCTCGGCGGCGAAGTCGCGCGGGGTGCCGATCTCCTCCAGCGTGACGAAGTCCTCCTCGCCGCCGACCGGGGCGGCCGGGTCGATCAGGTTGGCCAGCGCGCGCTGCAGCCGCTCGGCCTCCTCCCGGGCCTCGCCCTGCGCGGCGTCGGCGGCCTTCACCTCGGCGGCCAGCTCCTTGGTGCGGGCCAGCAGGGCGGCCTTCTCCTCGCCCTTGGCGGCGGCCACCAGCTTGCCCAGCTGCTTCTGCTCGGCGCGCAGTTCGTCGAAGCGGGTGCCGGACGCGCGGCGGCGTTCGTCGGCGGAGAGCAGGGCGTCGACCAGGTCGACGTCCTCACCACGGGAGCGCTGCGAGGTGCGCACTCGCTCGGGGTCGTCACGGAGCAGGCGAAGGTCGATCACGGGCTCCAGCCTACCGGTGGGCGGGGGGCGCTCCGGGACGCCGCCCGGCTCGGCCGGGGGCGGGTTCCGGCCGGTGCGCGGTGTGCGGTGGTCCGTGGCGTTCTGTCGGGGAATGCGGCATCCTGCCCCGGGCCGCCGGGGGAGGGGTGCGGAGCGGCCCCGTCCGGCCTGGGGATAACCCGGCCCCGCCTGTGGATAACCCCGGTGGACAACTCCGCCGGGGGCGGGTTATCCACAGGTTCCGGGCCGGGCCTGTGGACAGCGGGAAACCGAAGGTCCGCAGGCGTCC
This is a stretch of genomic DNA from Kitasatospora fiedleri. It encodes these proteins:
- a CDS encoding LCP family protein; translated protein: MTGHRAGSSGEDPGWWENLPPQGDTYRQDAPRRDDAPAPTVPRRRSPDHDSAAPARGRAEARRAAQGRAGAAGGTGGGGSGGGAGGGGGGRAEARRAAQGGGGGRAAAQGRRKPPRRTKRIVVWSLVGTSLAVVGTGGFLYWRLNANLSSWDSAGVSESRPPEAQADANGNKPMNILLIGSDSRDGANKDLGGGDEGGARSDTTILLHVYADHKHAVGVSFPRDALVDIPKCMLANKSWTKPQTDAMFNSAFSVGNFKDGNPACTQNTVEQLTNLRVDHTIVVNFEGFAAMTKAVGGVEVCLPNDIYERDINPNLPRKGNLVYPKGVQKVEGQAALDYVRLRHGIGDGSDVGRMQRQQAFLSSLIKQVKANGMSPTSLFPLADAATKSLTVDEDLGSVQKLTDLAMTLKNIDLHDIKFLTTPWHYQGERIGLNHPEVDQLWAALKADRTLDGKDASAGTAAPSPDPATPPATSAPPADGTGVKVAVYNGTTTGGLGTKAAATLKAANYTITATGNAASQNHATTVVQYGSAGQKAHAEAVAALFPGSTVEAGGGAGVTLILGKDYAGTAPAAGATDPGPVASQVAENARSADDDACSNVSYG
- a CDS encoding HAD family hydrolase translates to MSTAPLPYRLVATDLDGTLLTSAENVSARTRAALGAVTALGAKHIIVTGRSAGWTRPVLDEIGYDGIAVCGQGAQVYDAGAHKLITSVTLDRRLAAVALAKIEAEVGPLAVAANQDGLDGEVLAGPGYKLRIGAELPLRPVAPDQLLATPVSKLYIQHPELTDDQLAEAAWSVAGQLVGITMAGAGIVELLPLGLTKATGLSLAARRLGVTAAETIAFGDMPNDVPMFHWAGYGVAMGNAHERLRAVADEVTVDNDEDGVAVVLERVFGLR
- the serS gene encoding serine--tRNA ligase gives rise to the protein MIDLRLLRDDPERVRTSQRSRGEDVDLVDALLSADERRRASGTRFDELRAEQKQLGKLVAAAKGEEKAALLARTKELAAEVKAADAAQGEAREEAERLQRALANLIDPAAPVGGEEDFVTLEEIGTPRDFAAEGFEPRDHVELGQLLGAIDTERGAKVAGARSYYLTGPGALLELALVNMAMARATAVGFTPMITPALVRPAAMDGTGFLGQAAENVYYLADDDRYLVGTSEVPLAAYHMDEILDAERLPLRYAGFSSCFRREAGTYGKDTRGIIRVHQFEKVEMFVFTAPEDAEAEHRRLLQWEKDFLNALELPYRVIDVASGDLGASAARKFDIEAWVPTQGKYREVTSTSNTTEYQARRLSIRMRDADGVRPLATLNGTLVAVPRVIVALLENHQRADGSVVLPEALRPFLGGKAVLEPVTK